In Primulina huaijiensis isolate GDHJ02 chromosome 16, ASM1229523v2, whole genome shotgun sequence, a single genomic region encodes these proteins:
- the LOC140961422 gene encoding protein SCAR2-like isoform X3: MDHNIVTKGNLPRFIMESYEECRGPPRLFLLDKFDTAGAGACLKRYTDPSFFKTETSSIKMNGTDIQREKKISKPRRKGTYWKNGVTPEVLPSSHAKLHQLFTEDHDGNSESSPARHVKLKRRLNVLPFDLKTGQSYMEKILKIPSPEHKVLHEITMNSSSLRTLPTTDHDDSSFGVLQFGRSTDRDTVERKRSPPSPQREDIMLKPSIYEQDEVSTCKILKEDNSYPSIVEDSVTYPCDRVTSEKDMVVDGESKADDILIGYLTDDFASEIDNFVDAPITIESELDTDSELREKADITSYINRHLPTFDVIATEEQHFHSTDSQSTGNSIMSDDENHSSGKEISSFSTLYFPNTSADSTKSEDYVAACTPEIEIINSPFFNRTADEVFPVAHHTRSAVSDDTCTGALAITNHCPDFMQQTSDRNLTDLDSTLEDSDSEYILGEIISMAPELVEKLNISDKEVKTNPVTDAACSTSFSDFSSQSEHSSLLSSSGVHLVHKSIDGNATYTNPCHNTDSPIDVSFDFVQVDDPDQGDLSEPEHDEKLSLANNEAKKEKLAIDPGCSFSVSDFKTQLRDNSPSSSAGSNTVQGSNSENESCNSTDFLLYNQTCLPPNKDNLPQMISTDNLVVDESNDGDLEFSENYGFDCPNLAHDGHSFMSALSKDEKSIDESNNVALNAFANASNDFSSIMEASLGEELKKPSLGNAQTVDIEGNGCNRSVHNQIYSPNTMASHVKCSRDWPETGLDTHDNYVVNLDKETTINETLAVETLKSCEVLGLKATGITDDAPSHDLTALESLCSLQENFVGPHGKTDIVEKGGITSCKSSYAQEATNIPASPELTPLNDNNVLLSEPDSQTGVSGIAIVASSVVSVADNVGQNGVYSPLGINQLVEDGIPCFKDSNPDKLENGKSFLLESQGKSGLVEEVSQRRVTPSDLDRVFCNISYNHPKSEEADTIVDLNFGSIVNEHSMDFVNTTTTQSSSEQINLDPEQKLCQQRNLLYRNVCFHNIIETTPQEQASLLSTQLSQEFMDSGGMDSGSSCDQHMLELNDHQAASNSASNGSLVSCPDQPSIPELPAPSNYEVDVSKRSDYPLGSMFPPGNCFLEVNSINLGECPPLPPLPPIQWRLGKVQHASSTIQGENQQEEFTQGTSTPSASTYDFSSFHGELKSNKEKVGHSPLIQEIDDISSNTENGKQEVTISSSEIFALTYVEEVTQISPDIGSSKKKVEQSSTNLEANVLTHETIDHKQKIENVKQELVVPSSAIEFASPDVEGGNAIESRPRKLPLQRNPLIDTVTALDKSKLRKVTPRVKAEIQKEEERDSLLEQIRTKSFNLKPALATKPSIRGPRTNLKVAAILEKANAIRQALAGSDEDDEDSWSDS; this comes from the exons ATGGACCATAATATAGTGACCAAGGGAAATTTACCTCGGTTTATAATGGAGTCATATGAAGAATGCAGGGGTCCTCCTCGGTTATTTCTTTTAGACAA ATTTGACACTGCGGGAGCTGGGGCATGCCTGAAACGTTACACTGATCCATCATTTTTCAAAACAGAGACATCTTCCATTAAAATGAATGGTACAGATATTCAGAGGGAGAAAAAGATCAGCAAACCCAGG aGAAAAGGAACATACTGGAAGAATGGAGTAACCCCTGAAGTTTTACCATCATCGCATGCAAA GCTTCATCAACTTTTCACGGAGGATCATGATGGAAATAGTGAAAGCAGTCCTGCACGTCATGTGAAATTAAAAAGGAGGTTGAATGTATTACCATTTGACTTAAAAACTGGGCAGAGCTAcatggaaaaaatattaaaaattcctTCTCCGGAGCATAAAGTGCTTCATGAAATCACCATGAATTCATCATCCTTGAGGACATTGCCAACAACTGATCATGATGACTCTAGTTTTGGAGTACTTCAATTTGGAAGGAGCACTGACAGAGACACTGTGGAGAGGAAAAGAAGTCCTCCATCTCCACAAAGAGAGGATATTATGCTGAAACCATCCATATACGAGCAAGATGAGGTTTCCACATGTAAAATCTTGAAGGAAGACAATTCATATCCTAGCATCGTAGAAGATAGTGTCACATACCCTTGTGATCGGGTAACTAGTGAAAAGGATATGGTTGTTGATGGAGAAAGTAAAGCAGATGACATCTTAATTGGTTATCTAACTGATGATTTTGCCAGTGAGATAGACAATTTCGTGGACGCACCAATAACCATTGAGTCAGAACTTGATACGGACTCTGAACTGAGAGAGAAGGCCGATATCACCTCTTATATCAACAGGCATCTACCGACTTTTGATGTAATTGCCACCGAGGAACAACACTTTCATTCTACAGATTCTCAATCTACCGGAAACTCTATAATGTCTGACGATGAGAATCATTCATCCGGGAAAGAGATTTCTAGTTTCTCTACTTTGTACTTTCCAAATACTTCGGCTGATAGTACAAAATCTGAAGATTATGTTGCTGCCTGTACACCTGAAATTGAGATCATCAATTCACCATTTTTCAATAGAACTGCAGATGAAGTTTTTCCTGTGGCTCACCATACCAGATCTGCAGTTTCTGATGATACGTGCACTGGTGCACTTGCTATCACAAACCACTGTCCTGACTTTATGCAGCAGACTTCTGATAGGAACCTTACCGATTTGGATTCTACATTAGAAGATTCTGATTCAGAATACATTTTGGGAGAAATTATCTCTATGGCACCTGAATTAGTTGAAAAGTTAAATATTTCAGATAAAGAAGTTAAGACAAATCCGGTCACTGATGCAGCATGTTCTACCAGCTTCTCTGATTTCAGTTCGCAGTCGGAACATAGTTCCCTGCTTTCCTCTTCAGGAGTTCATCTGGTACATAAATCAATTGATGGGAATGCAACATATACAAATCCGTGTCATAACACGGATAGTCCAATTGACGTGTCTTTCGATTTCGTACAAGTGGACGACCCCGATCAGGGGGACCTGTCGGAACCTGAGCATGATGAAAAGTTGTCCCTTGCCAATAACGAAGCAAAGAAAGAAAAACTGGCCATAGATCCAGGATGTTCTTTCAGTGTCTCTGATTTTAAAACTCAATTAAGAGATAATTCCCCAAGCTCCTCTGCCGGAAGCAATACAGTTCAGGGATCAAATAGTGAGAATGAATCATGCAATTCTACTGATTTTTTGTTATACAATCAAACCTGTCTTCCTCCAAACAAAGATAACTTGCCTCAAATGATTTCTACTGATAATCTAGTCgtggatgaatcaaatgatgGAGATTTAGAGTTTTCTGAAAACTATGGATTTGATTGTCCTAATTTGGCTCATGATGGACATAGTTTCATGTCAGCACTTTCAAAAGACGAAAAATCAATTGATGAGTCGAATAATGTGGCCTTAAATGCTTTTGCTAATGCTTCTAATGACTTTTCATCTATCATGGAGGCTTCTCTTGGTGAAGAACTGAAGAAACCATCCCTTGGTAATGCTCAAACTGTTGACATAGAAGGGAACGGCTGTAATAGATCAGTTCACAATCAGATTTATTCACCAAATACAATGGCATCACATGTAAAATGCTCTCGAGATTGGCCAGAGACAGGTTTAGATACTCATGACAATTATGTTGTTAATCTTGATAAGGAAACAACAATTAATGAAACTCTGGCAGTTGAAACTCTCAAGTCTTGTGAAGTTCTGGGGTTGAAGGCCACAGGAATCACAGATGATGCTCCCTCCCATGATTTAACAGCCCTAGAAAGTTTGTGTTCCCTCCAAGAGAATTTTGTAGGGCCGCATGGAAAGACAGATATTGTTGAAAAGGGTGGAATCACCTCATGTAAGAGCTCCTATGCTCAAGAAGCAACAAATATCCCTGCATCTCCAGAACTTACACCATTGAATGATAATAATGTCTTGTTGAGTGAACCTGATTCACAGACTGGTGTATCAGGGATTGCAATTGTGGCCTCTAGTGTGGTTTCAGTTGCTGATAATGTCGGCCAAAATGGTGTCTATTCACCTCTTGGTATCAATCAGTTGGTAGAAGATGGTATACCTTGTTTCAAGGATTCAAATCCCGATAAACTTGAAAATGGCAAGAGTTTTCTCTTGGAAAGTCAAGGGAAATCTGGCTTAGTGGAGGAAGTGAGTCAAAGACGTGTAACCCCATCGGATTTGGACAGAGTCTTCTGCAATATCAGTTACAATCATCCAAAGTCTGAAGAAGCAGATACCATTGTTGATCTGAATTTCGGTTCAATAGTAAATGAACATAGCATGGATTTTGTCAATACCACCACAACCCAGTCTTCCTCAGAGCAAATTAACTTAGATCCAGAACAAAAGTTGTGCCAACAAAGGAACCTTTTATACCGCAATGTTTGTTTTCACAATATAATAGAAACAACGCCACAAGAACAAGCCAGTCTGCTATCTACCCAACTCAGTCAAGAGTTCATGGATTCTGGTGGAATGGATTCAGGGTCTTCATGTGACCAGCATATGCTAGAGCTCAATGATCACCAAGCAGCCAGTAATTCCGCTTCAAATGGTTCACTTGTTAGCTGTCCTGATCAGCCTTCAATACCGGAGCTTCCGGCACCAAGCAACTATGAAGTTGATGTTTCTAAGCGTTCCGATTATCCTTTAGGTTCTATGTTTCCACCTGGTAATTGTTTTTTGGAAGTAAATTCAATCAATCTGGGAGAATGTCCTCCTTTACCACCTCTTCCTCCCATTCAGTGGAGACTGGGAAAGGTTCAACATGCATCTTCTACCATACAGGGAGAGAATCAACAAGAGGAATTCACTCAAGGAACCTCCACCCCTTCTGCTTCCACCTATGACTTTAGTTCATTCCATGGAGAATTGAAATCAAATAAGGAGAAGGTAGGGCACAGTCCCTTGATTCAGGAGATTGATGACATTTCTTCAAACACGGAAAATGGGAAGCAAGAGGTCACCATATCATCTTCGGAGATATTTGCTTTGACATATGTGGAAGAAGTTACTCAAATTTCCCCTGACATTGGATCAAGCAAAAAGAAGGTTGAGCAAAGTTCCACTAATTTGGAGGCCAATGTCTTGACACATGAGACGATTGACCATAAACAAAAGATAGAAAATGTGAAGCAGGAGCTTGTCGTTCCATCTTCAGCGATTGAGTTCGCATCACCGGATGTGGAGGGCGGAAATGCAATTGAGAGTCGACCAAGGAAATTGCCTCTACAGAGAAATCCTCTTATTGATACTGTTACTGCTCTTGATAAAAGCAAA CTAAGAAAAGTTACCCCACGAGTTAAAGCTGAGATACAGAAAGAAGAGGAAAGAGATTCACtgttggaacaaataaggaccAAG TCCTTCAACCTGAAACCTGCACTGGCGACAAAGCCTAGCATTCGAGGTCCCAGAACTAATCTTAAAGTTGCTGCAATTTTGGAGAAAGCAAATGCAATCCGACAG GCCCTGGCTGGTAGCGATGAAGACGATGAGGATAGTTGGAGTGATTCATGA